In one window of Chryseobacterium phocaeense DNA:
- a CDS encoding T9SS type B sorting domain-containing protein, translating to MKKLLLIIFFGISRVLLAQADCATALAVCGNSTITYNPTGYGDIKEMVNSGTCIDAAGEHYSIWYRITIATGGTLTFDLIPNDPDADYDWAIFGPNVTCAALGAPIRCNAATVIGPGPNTGLNMTSTITNAIGGSSTPYCKYMDVLPGQTYYLFIDNWVSSTSSTTAPFSLTWGGTATLASPFTDPNTQPYPFNPPGVPAANPADPREVVVCVNPPLFDFSTLSAGILNGNPNFTISYHTSQNDALTGNNAITVPTVVSMTATYYYSISYTDPSNPNSPLNKCKQIGIFKFRDGRITTKNATLTQCNNNNAGTALYDLTTADIIADPAVTKKYYNSLPDLNAGINEITTPMAFTSAEGTIYVKVTSPFGCSAIAQIFLKFHPIVLVNDATLRSCSVETEPATALFNLTVASVTTQLGATKKYYRSETDAVNQTNEIPGPLALAYPAPNGVVYVRVSNAQGCYNIAKITLVVIPPVYSATLKDKTICVEDKTTLDAGPGFNGYEWSTGATTQSITNVGVGTYWVKLKTGDCTVIQHVKVYPSEQPVVSNIDISNTTVTVYVIGGTPAYKYSMDNINWQDSNVFNNVKRGDATIFVKDSYDCDPIDISIVVPNLVNVITPNDDGYNDVIDYSALANKKNLMMNIFDRYGNMIFQLDKSTGYKWNGTSKNGVKVPTGNYWYTVGWNENDKMSTPVKYSGWIVVKNRD from the coding sequence ATGAAAAAACTTTTACTCATTATTTTTTTCGGTATTTCGCGGGTCTTATTGGCCCAGGCAGATTGCGCCACTGCTTTGGCCGTCTGCGGGAATTCAACTATTACATATAACCCTACAGGATATGGAGACATCAAAGAAATGGTCAATTCCGGAACCTGTATAGATGCAGCCGGTGAACATTATTCTATCTGGTATAGAATTACCATTGCTACAGGGGGAACACTTACTTTTGATCTTATCCCGAATGATCCGGATGCAGATTATGACTGGGCAATTTTTGGACCGAATGTAACCTGTGCAGCCTTAGGTGCTCCCATACGTTGTAATGCGGCAACAGTAATAGGGCCCGGACCGAATACAGGACTAAACATGACCAGTACCATTACCAATGCTATCGGAGGATCATCGACACCTTATTGTAAATATATGGATGTTTTGCCGGGGCAGACGTATTATCTGTTTATTGACAACTGGGTGAGCAGTACCAGCAGTACAACGGCTCCGTTTTCACTTACCTGGGGAGGTACTGCAACGCTGGCTTCTCCTTTTACAGACCCGAATACTCAGCCTTATCCATTCAATCCTCCTGGAGTTCCGGCTGCTAATCCTGCTGATCCGAGAGAAGTGGTGGTATGTGTAAACCCTCCTTTGTTTGACTTTTCTACATTGTCTGCAGGAATTCTCAATGGAAATCCTAATTTCACGATAAGCTATCACACCAGTCAGAATGACGCGCTTACCGGAAATAATGCCATCACCGTTCCTACGGTAGTGAGTATGACAGCTACCTATTATTACAGTATAAGCTATACCGATCCGTCCAATCCAAACAGTCCGCTTAATAAATGTAAACAGATTGGGATATTTAAGTTCAGAGACGGAAGGATCACAACAAAAAATGCGACATTAACGCAATGCAACAACAATAATGCAGGAACAGCTTTATATGACCTCACAACAGCGGATATTATTGCAGACCCTGCCGTAACCAAGAAATATTATAACAGTCTTCCCGATCTGAATGCCGGGATAAATGAGATCACAACTCCGATGGCATTTACCTCCGCTGAAGGAACTATTTATGTGAAGGTAACCTCTCCATTCGGATGCAGCGCGATAGCTCAGATCTTCTTAAAATTCCATCCCATCGTATTGGTGAATGATGCTACCTTAAGGTCATGCTCTGTAGAGACTGAACCGGCTACAGCGTTGTTTAACCTTACTGTTGCTTCTGTGACGACACAGCTTGGGGCAACCAAGAAATATTACCGTTCCGAGACGGATGCCGTGAACCAGACAAATGAAATACCAGGACCACTAGCATTGGCCTATCCTGCGCCTAACGGTGTAGTGTATGTGCGTGTTTCCAATGCCCAGGGATGTTACAATATTGCTAAAATCACTTTGGTGGTTATTCCACCGGTCTATTCCGCAACTCTTAAGGATAAAACGATCTGTGTAGAAGATAAGACCACGCTGGATGCCGGGCCGGGTTTCAACGGGTATGAATGGAGTACGGGAGCTACTACCCAGTCCATTACCAATGTAGGAGTAGGAACTTACTGGGTGAAACTCAAAACAGGAGACTGTACCGTTATTCAGCATGTAAAAGTATATCCGTCCGAACAGCCTGTTGTTTCAAATATTGATATTTCAAATACTACTGTGACCGTTTATGTAATAGGAGGTACGCCAGCTTATAAATATTCAATGGATAATATCAACTGGCAGGATTCTAATGTATTTAATAATGTTAAAAGAGGCGATGCCACCATATTTGTGAAAGATTCCTATGATTGTGATCCTATTGACATCAGCATTGTGGTGCCTAATCTCGTGAATGTCATTACACCTAACGATGACGGATACAATGATGTTATTGATTATTCTGCGCTGGCAAATAAGAAAAATCTGATGATGAATATTTTCGACCGTTATGGAAATATGATCTTCCAGTTGGATAAATCAACCGGTTATAAATGGAATGGAACCAGCAAAAACGGAGTAAAAGTCCCTACCGGAAACTATTGGTATACTGTAGGCTGGAATGAGAACGATAAAATGAGTACACCTGTTAAGTATTCAGGATGGATTGTTGTTAAAAACAGGGATTAA
- a CDS encoding DUF1572 family protein codes for MKDLFIKRFTYYKSLGDKSFAQLSDEQIFWQYNDESNSIAVIVKHIAGNMLSRWTNFLTEDGEKPWRNRDDEFINTFKSKQEVIEYWETGWKCLFDGLNQINDENLHHIVYLRGEPHSVMDAVCRQLAHYPYHIGQIVYIAKMIKDHDWKTLSIERNKSQEFNNEMKDKFSSNESVSNSSPVCFQNSPEVRDEYK; via the coding sequence ATGAAAGATCTTTTTATAAAACGGTTTACGTACTATAAATCACTCGGGGACAAATCATTTGCACAGCTTTCAGATGAGCAGATTTTCTGGCAGTACAATGATGAAAGCAATTCCATTGCAGTTATTGTAAAACATATCGCCGGAAATATGCTTTCAAGATGGACCAATTTTCTCACGGAAGACGGGGAGAAGCCGTGGAGGAACAGGGATGATGAATTTATCAATACGTTTAAGTCAAAGCAGGAGGTCATTGAATACTGGGAAACCGGCTGGAAATGTCTTTTTGACGGGTTGAATCAGATTAATGATGAAAATTTACATCACATTGTTTATTTGCGGGGCGAACCCCATTCTGTGATGGATGCAGTCTGCAGGCAGCTGGCTCATTACCCGTATCACATCGGGCAGATCGTTTATATTGCGAAAATGATAAAAGATCATGACTGGAAAACACTTTCTATTGAAAGAAATAAGTCTCAGGAATTCAATAATGAAATGAAAGATAAATTTTCCTCGAATGAATCAGTTTCAAATTCATCTCCGGTATGCTTTCAAAACAGCCCGGAAGTACGGGATGAATATAAATAG
- the mtaB gene encoding tRNA (N(6)-L-threonylcarbamoyladenosine(37)-C(2))-methylthiotransferase MtaB, whose product MSTFHGTAAYHTLGCKLNFAETSTIARQLTDAGYDKVSFDDKADVYVINTCSVTENADRECKLHVKRAMKANPEGLVVIVGCYAQLKPEEISQIDGVDLVLGAKEKFNILSYLDDLEKSESDGVVHSCEIEETDFFIGSYSIGDRTRAFLKVQDGCDYKCTYCTIPLARGISRSDTIENVLKNAKEIAERDIKEIVLTGVNIGDYGKGEFGNKRHEHTFLDLISELDQVDGIERIRISSIEPNLLKDESIELVSRSKSFVPHFHIPLQSGCDDLLKKMKRRYLTKLYNDRVNKIREVMPDAAIGVDVIVGFPGETEEKFMETYNFLNELPITYLHVFTYSERENTEAADMDGVVPIPERKKRNKMLRILSEKKKMAFYQTQLGKRLPVLWEHENKDGKMYGFTENYVRVQKDFDPAFVNQIEFLNLEKILSDGTVSVQSSFESFLAKA is encoded by the coding sequence ATGTCTACTTTTCACGGAACTGCCGCATATCATACCCTCGGCTGCAAATTAAATTTTGCGGAAACATCTACTATTGCCCGCCAATTGACAGATGCAGGTTATGATAAAGTAAGCTTCGATGATAAAGCGGATGTCTATGTTATCAATACCTGTTCGGTCACTGAAAACGCGGACCGTGAATGCAAACTTCACGTAAAGAGAGCTATGAAAGCCAATCCGGAAGGGCTGGTTGTTATTGTTGGATGCTATGCTCAGCTGAAGCCGGAAGAAATCTCACAGATCGATGGGGTGGACCTTGTTTTGGGAGCAAAAGAGAAATTCAATATATTAAGCTATCTGGATGATCTTGAAAAATCCGAAAGTGATGGGGTGGTTCATTCCTGTGAAATTGAAGAAACCGATTTCTTTATCGGCAGCTATTCCATCGGAGACAGAACAAGAGCCTTCCTGAAAGTACAGGATGGTTGTGATTATAAGTGTACCTACTGTACCATTCCTTTGGCCAGGGGTATTTCCCGTTCCGATACCATTGAAAATGTTCTTAAAAACGCTAAAGAAATTGCGGAAAGAGACATTAAGGAAATTGTTCTTACAGGAGTTAATATCGGAGACTATGGCAAAGGTGAATTCGGAAATAAAAGACATGAACACACGTTCCTGGATTTAATTTCAGAGCTTGATCAGGTAGATGGCATTGAAAGAATCCGTATTTCCTCCATAGAACCGAATCTTTTGAAAGACGAAAGCATTGAGCTTGTTTCCAGAAGCAAAAGTTTTGTACCCCATTTCCACATTCCGCTTCAATCGGGATGTGATGACCTGTTGAAAAAAATGAAGCGCCGTTATCTGACGAAACTTTATAACGACAGAGTTAATAAAATCCGCGAGGTAATGCCTGATGCAGCCATCGGTGTAGATGTTATCGTAGGCTTTCCGGGAGAAACGGAAGAAAAATTCATGGAAACCTATAACTTCCTGAATGAGCTTCCTATTACCTATCTCCATGTATTCACCTATTCTGAGAGAGAAAATACAGAGGCAGCCGATATGGACGGTGTAGTACCGATTCCGGAAAGAAAAAAACGCAATAAAATGCTGAGAATACTTTCTGAAAAGAAAAAAATGGCATTTTATCAGACGCAGCTGGGGAAAAGGCTTCCGGTTCTTTGGGAGCACGAAAATAAAGACGGCAAAATGTATGGTTTCACAGAGAATTATGTGAGAGTCCAGAAAGATTTTGATCCCGCATTCGTTAATCAGATTGAATTTCTAAATTTAGAAAAAATCCTGTCAGATGGCACGGTTTCTGTGCAATCATCCTTCGAAAGTTTTTTAGCAAAAGCATAG
- a CDS encoding FMN-binding glutamate synthase family protein, with protein sequence MRDKFLSWGIVLVTATWIVALLIRAHYWIPILLTAIYALGVYNAYQSKHAILRNFPVLGYFRYFFESISPEMQQYFIERETDGKPFPRNQRSAVYRRAKNLSDTVAFGTQLEVNHRKYEGIKHSIYAKSPKEELPRVWVGGEQCTQPYHASLFNISAMSFGALSDRAQMSLNRGAKKGNFYHNTGEGGISPYHMEGGDLCWQIGTGYFGCRDEEGKFNPELFKKYATLPNVKMIEIKLSQGAKPGHGGVLPGVKNTPEIAKIRHVTPGMTVISPPSHTSFSDAPGLLRFVQQLRELSGGKPIGFKLCIGDTKEFEDICVQMNVLKIYPDFITIDGAEGGTGAAPPEFSDGVGMPLEPALIFVNRTLNNYNVRNKLRVIASGKVLTSLDILRAISMGADMCNNARGFMFSLGCIQALRCNTNNCPTGVATQDKMLIKGLDVTDKSERVYHFHKNTLHTCNELIAAAGRSSYEEVDATMFMRGDEFDHLADLYFPDILGNVKQKARS encoded by the coding sequence ATGAGAGATAAGTTCTTATCTTGGGGAATTGTATTGGTAACTGCTACATGGATCGTCGCATTACTGATCAGAGCGCATTACTGGATACCTATCCTGTTAACTGCCATTTACGCATTGGGGGTTTACAATGCTTACCAGTCGAAACATGCTATTTTGAGGAACTTCCCGGTTTTAGGGTACTTCAGGTACTTTTTCGAAAGTATTTCACCGGAAATGCAGCAGTATTTCATCGAAAGGGAGACAGATGGGAAGCCATTTCCCCGAAATCAGCGTTCTGCCGTGTACAGACGGGCTAAAAACCTGAGTGATACCGTAGCCTTTGGAACACAGTTAGAAGTTAACCACAGAAAATATGAAGGGATCAAGCATTCCATTTATGCAAAATCCCCTAAAGAAGAACTTCCGAGAGTATGGGTAGGAGGTGAGCAGTGTACGCAGCCTTACCATGCTTCATTATTTAATATTTCGGCGATGAGTTTTGGAGCGTTAAGTGACAGGGCTCAGATGTCCCTGAACAGGGGAGCTAAAAAAGGAAATTTCTACCACAATACGGGAGAAGGAGGAATTTCTCCTTATCATATGGAGGGAGGCGATCTTTGCTGGCAGATCGGGACCGGATATTTCGGATGCCGCGATGAGGAAGGGAAATTTAATCCTGAATTATTTAAAAAATATGCTACTCTGCCTAATGTAAAAATGATCGAAATTAAGCTGTCCCAGGGGGCAAAACCAGGACACGGCGGGGTGCTTCCGGGAGTGAAGAATACCCCTGAGATTGCAAAAATACGTCACGTCACCCCTGGAATGACCGTAATTTCACCACCATCCCATACTTCATTCTCCGATGCTCCGGGTCTGCTGAGGTTCGTACAGCAGCTGAGAGAACTTTCAGGAGGTAAACCTATAGGTTTTAAACTTTGTATCGGGGATACCAAAGAATTTGAAGACATCTGTGTACAGATGAATGTTTTAAAAATTTACCCGGATTTTATCACGATAGATGGGGCAGAAGGAGGAACAGGGGCTGCGCCGCCTGAATTCTCGGATGGAGTGGGAATGCCATTGGAACCGGCTCTGATCTTTGTCAACAGAACGCTTAATAATTATAATGTAAGAAATAAATTAAGGGTAATCGCCAGTGGAAAAGTGCTCACCAGCTTGGATATTCTCAGGGCTATATCTATGGGAGCGGATATGTGCAATAACGCAAGAGGATTTATGTTCTCACTGGGATGTATCCAGGCTTTAAGATGTAATACGAACAATTGCCCTACGGGAGTTGCCACCCAGGATAAAATGCTGATCAAAGGTCTTGATGTGACAGACAAGAGCGAAAGAGTGTATCATTTCCATAAAAATACGCTGCACACCTGCAATGAGCTGATTGCTGCAGCAGGAAGAAGTTCCTACGAAGAAGTAGATGCCACCATGTTTATGAGAGGAGATGAATTTGATCATCTGGCCGATCTTTACTTCCCGGATATTTTAGGAAACGTAAAACAGAAAGCAAGATCTTAA
- a CDS encoding RNA-binding S4 domain-containing protein: MRIDKFLWCIRFYKTRTIATEEIKKNRVSVGTSAVKSSKEVKEGDIIKIRKNQIDYKIKVIQIPKSRMGAKLVPLHIQDVTDKDQYELLKLRKMSQDYYRNKGEGRPTKKDRREMDEYVGNDVTSDFTDWDDFFGETEDAAENED; the protein is encoded by the coding sequence ATGAGAATAGATAAATTTTTGTGGTGCATTCGTTTTTATAAGACGAGAACTATTGCAACAGAGGAAATTAAAAAGAACAGAGTTTCAGTGGGAACCTCTGCCGTAAAGTCGTCTAAGGAGGTAAAAGAAGGAGATATTATCAAAATCCGCAAAAATCAGATCGATTATAAAATAAAGGTCATCCAGATTCCTAAAAGCAGGATGGGAGCCAAGCTGGTTCCTCTTCATATACAGGATGTGACGGACAAAGATCAGTATGAATTATTAAAACTCCGCAAGATGTCACAGGATTACTACAGGAATAAAGGCGAAGGAAGACCTACCAAAAAAGACAGACGGGAGATGGATGAGTACGTAGGCAACGATGTTACCTCAGATTTTACAGACTGGGATGATTTCTTCGGAGAGACTGAAGATGCTGCCGAAAACGAAGATTAG
- a CDS encoding shikimate kinase translates to MVISLIGYMGCGKSHISKILSDKINFSLIDLDKEISRRNKLTIPEIFEKKGEIQFRKLEREALEEILASEENVVLSLGGGTPVYYNNMELINHNSKSIFLRASVNTLFERLSKQKEKRPLIANISDEDLPEFIAKHLFERNVFYSKAQFSVNTDSRTPEDIVQEIVEKLYL, encoded by the coding sequence ATGGTTATTTCACTCATCGGATACATGGGATGTGGCAAATCTCACATTTCCAAAATTTTAAGCGACAAAATAAATTTCAGCCTCATAGACCTTGATAAGGAGATTTCCAGGAGAAATAAATTAACCATTCCTGAGATTTTCGAAAAAAAGGGAGAAATTCAGTTTAGAAAGCTGGAAAGGGAGGCGCTGGAAGAAATTCTTGCTTCGGAAGAAAATGTGGTTTTAAGCCTTGGCGGAGGAACCCCTGTTTACTACAATAACATGGAGCTCATCAATCACAATTCAAAAAGCATATTTTTAAGGGCATCAGTTAATACTTTATTTGAAAGGCTTTCGAAACAGAAAGAAAAAAGGCCTTTAATAGCCAATATTTCTGATGAAGATCTGCCGGAATTCATCGCCAAACATTTATTTGAAAGAAATGTATTTTACAGCAAAGCGCAATTTAGTGTGAATACGGATTCGAGAACGCCGGAAGATATTGTACAGGAAATAGTAGAAAAGCTCTATCTCTAG
- the panC gene encoding pantoate--beta-alanine ligase, producing the protein MEVIKNKKTLQDFIERQKEMGKKIGFAPTMGALHKGHLSLYEEARKDNDLVISSIFVNPTQFNNPEDLEKYPRDINRDILILENSGLVDAVYIPEVTDIYPEKAVSQHYDFDGLENEMEGKSRPGHFDGVGTVVEELFHQIHPDNAYFGEKDFQQLAIIRKMVEKKQLPVKITGVPIYRAENGLALSSRNQRLHEDRKEASKVIYQTLIKVNDWFRAVTVPEIKDRVTDIFDQQQGMKLEYFLIADEETLKETDFFYKDRNYRAFIVVVVDGVRLIDNMHLD; encoded by the coding sequence ATGGAAGTTATTAAGAATAAGAAAACCCTTCAGGATTTCATTGAAAGACAGAAGGAAATGGGAAAAAAAATAGGCTTTGCCCCTACTATGGGAGCACTCCATAAGGGCCATCTTTCCCTATATGAGGAGGCCAGAAAAGATAATGACCTGGTAATTTCTTCAATTTTTGTAAATCCAACTCAATTTAACAATCCCGAAGATCTGGAAAAGTACCCAAGAGATATCAACAGGGATATCCTTATTCTTGAAAATTCAGGATTAGTGGATGCAGTGTACATCCCTGAAGTAACCGATATCTACCCTGAAAAGGCCGTAAGCCAGCATTATGATTTTGACGGCCTGGAAAATGAAATGGAAGGAAAGTCAAGACCGGGACATTTTGATGGTGTAGGAACGGTAGTGGAAGAACTTTTCCACCAGATCCATCCTGACAATGCTTATTTTGGAGAAAAAGATTTCCAGCAGCTTGCCATTATCAGAAAAATGGTAGAAAAGAAGCAGCTTCCGGTAAAAATAACAGGCGTTCCCATTTACAGAGCAGAAAACGGCCTGGCACTGAGCTCAAGAAACCAAAGACTGCACGAAGACAGAAAAGAAGCTTCAAAAGTGATTTACCAGACCTTAATTAAGGTTAATGACTGGTTCAGGGCTGTAACCGTTCCTGAAATTAAAGATAGGGTAACGGATATTTTCGACCAGCAACAGGGAATGAAATTAGAGTATTTCCTGATCGCCGATGAAGAAACGCTTAAAGAAACTGATTTTTTCTATAAAGACAGAAATTACAGAGCATTCATCGTGGTTGTAGTGGATGGAGTGAGATTGATTGACAATATGCATCTTGATTAA
- a CDS encoding glycogen/starch synthase, with protein sequence MPNQKILYITTEMYPYQEDTNMAAVVNKMALKMHNEGNDVRVFMPRFGQISERKFQLHEVIRLSGMNIIINDLDQPLIIKVASLPGERLQVYFIDNEEYFKRKQYYVDDEGNPFTDNDERAIFFARGVIETIKKLNWVPDVIHLNGWMSSFVPIYLKTYYESDTYFKDAKIVLSLYNEKDADLDKNISEKLAFDNISGLKALDNPTIKSFVIESMNYVDMVVKGDEFLDEDLDKGFNETTAPKSEYVDVDSINQLY encoded by the coding sequence ATGCCGAATCAAAAAATACTGTACATTACTACAGAGATGTATCCATATCAGGAAGATACAAATATGGCTGCAGTGGTAAACAAAATGGCACTTAAGATGCACAATGAAGGCAATGATGTAAGAGTTTTTATGCCAAGATTTGGACAAATAAGTGAAAGAAAGTTCCAGCTTCATGAGGTGATCCGCCTGTCAGGAATGAACATTATTATCAATGATCTGGATCAGCCTCTGATCATCAAAGTAGCATCTCTTCCGGGAGAAAGACTTCAGGTGTACTTTATAGACAACGAAGAATACTTCAAAAGAAAGCAATATTATGTGGATGATGAAGGAAATCCTTTTACGGATAATGATGAAAGGGCGATTTTCTTTGCCAGAGGAGTTATTGAAACCATCAAGAAACTGAACTGGGTTCCGGATGTGATTCACCTGAACGGATGGATGTCTTCCTTCGTTCCTATTTACCTTAAAACATACTACGAATCTGATACATATTTCAAGGACGCTAAAATTGTTCTTTCCCTATATAATGAGAAAGACGCTGATCTGGATAAAAATATCTCTGAAAAATTGGCATTCGATAATATTTCAGGATTAAAGGCGTTAGATAATCCAACAATCAAAAGCTTTGTAATCGAAAGTATGAATTACGTAGACATGGTGGTAAAAGGAGATGAATTTCTGGATGAAGATCTGGATAAAGGGTTCAATGAAACCACAGCTCCGAAGTCAGAATATGTAGACGTAGATTCTATTAACCAACTTTATTAA
- a CDS encoding DUF4270 family protein has product MTHTVKRTLAMFFMAVFGSALLYNCEPEADSLGEQLFVDGAAEGNVTSYDLIAYNVNNNDSIRSDAGRLISAISGTSTTSSLAVLGAFSEGQFGMQRASFLTQLRMSTDNFDFGKTPKVDSVVFVMKPLVSSAADSIVTRPAKDETLLIGTENVPVSTEIKTYPTSFDYKYGKTKLGTGGSHTLMHINVDEITTYLDGNTDAFKYSNITVGTGEALGSGILEGRVTAKTITKKSDNSSVFTSDPGLRIRLNKDFFQTKILDKNGKPELMDAANFTRYFKGIRLSVTDIDGYLLQIPPDNMEIIMYYTNEKNDNGTITRPQSTFKFSLAGTVGNARIGQYEYNRAGSAWETAKGMINTTTGDPKLYLQGMGGPSVHVKIPAETIDKLKTLYQNDKAAIVSAKIRIYTDLATWNNKYKRTANNFTLLPLTETAAGSGIYTPKDFLTDTSIGFSWINSYDLDKNPSYYEFTVTKTVKDIVEKAADGTTKENKPLLLNVGKFILSDNGRVGYRFTERAFATERGVFVGSDAGNPNRIQLKITYGTKK; this is encoded by the coding sequence ATGACTCATACTGTTAAAAGGACCTTAGCCATGTTTTTTATGGCGGTTTTCGGGAGTGCCCTTCTGTATAATTGTGAACCGGAAGCAGATTCGCTGGGAGAACAGCTGTTTGTGGATGGTGCTGCAGAAGGTAATGTAACTTCATACGACCTTATTGCCTATAATGTTAATAATAATGATTCTATCCGAAGTGATGCGGGTAGATTGATAAGCGCGATTTCCGGGACATCAACAACTTCATCTCTTGCTGTGTTGGGAGCTTTTTCTGAAGGACAGTTTGGTATGCAGAGAGCATCATTCCTTACCCAGCTGAGAATGAGTACCGATAATTTTGATTTCGGAAAGACTCCAAAAGTAGATTCTGTGGTATTTGTGATGAAGCCTCTTGTGTCTTCCGCTGCAGATTCCATTGTGACACGACCTGCGAAAGACGAAACGTTATTGATAGGAACTGAAAATGTACCGGTTTCTACGGAGATTAAAACATATCCTACCAGTTTTGATTATAAATATGGTAAAACAAAGTTAGGTACAGGAGGATCTCACACTTTGATGCATATCAATGTGGATGAAATTACAACCTACCTGGATGGTAATACGGATGCTTTCAAGTATTCGAATATTACTGTAGGTACCGGTGAAGCTTTAGGGTCCGGTATTCTTGAAGGAAGAGTTACCGCTAAAACAATTACCAAGAAATCAGATAATTCATCTGTATTTACTTCAGATCCGGGGCTTAGAATCCGTTTGAACAAAGATTTTTTCCAGACCAAGATTCTTGACAAAAACGGTAAGCCGGAACTTATGGATGCGGCGAACTTTACAAGATATTTTAAAGGAATCAGACTTTCTGTAACCGATATTGACGGATATCTTTTACAGATACCTCCGGATAATATGGAAATTATCATGTATTACACCAACGAGAAAAATGATAACGGGACCATTACAAGACCGCAGTCTACATTCAAATTCTCTCTTGCAGGAACGGTTGGAAATGCACGTATTGGCCAATATGAATACAACAGAGCAGGCTCTGCATGGGAAACTGCAAAAGGGATGATCAATACAACTACCGGTGACCCTAAACTTTATCTTCAGGGAATGGGAGGGCCTTCAGTACATGTGAAGATTCCTGCTGAAACAATTGACAAGCTTAAAACATTGTATCAAAATGACAAGGCAGCCATTGTAAGTGCCAAGATCAGAATCTATACAGATCTGGCTACTTGGAACAATAAGTATAAAAGGACAGCTAATAATTTCACTCTTCTGCCTTTAACGGAAACTGCGGCAGGGTCAGGAATATATACTCCTAAAGACTTCCTTACTGATACTTCTATAGGTTTTAGCTGGATAAACTCATATGATCTGGATAAAAATCCTTCTTATTATGAATTTACAGTAACCAAAACAGTAAAAGATATTGTGGAAAAAGCTGCAGACGGAACCACCAAAGAAAATAAGCCACTATTGCTTAACGTCGGTAAGTTTATTTTGTCAGATAACGGCAGAGTTGGGTATAGATTTACGGAGAGGGCATTTGCTACGGAAAGAGGTGTTTTTGTAGGGTCAGATGCAGGTAATCCCAACAGAATTCAATTAAAAATCACTTACGGAACTAAAAAATAG